From one Henriciella marina DSM 19595 genomic stretch:
- a CDS encoding TIGR03862 family flavoprotein: MKHIAIIGAGPAGLMAAEAALEQGARVSIYDAMPSAARKFLMAGKSGLNISHSEDEKLFRSRYGAPDGRLAAMIEAFGPVDVERWMRGLGIETFTGSSGRIFPTMMKASPLLRAWLVRLREGGAELHTRQRWQGWEGEALLFDTPEGVQRIGVDATVLALGGASWSRLGSDGKWAGLLEARGVEIEPFAPSNCGLQRDWSARLLAAHEGAPLKGVALSAGGQTVQGDVVITRSGIESGAIYPLSADLRRQIAETGQAVLSVDLLPDVTEETLADRLAAANQRDSISNRLRKAARLDRTKIALVNEVTRGAPPRDAAALAVLLKALPLTLDATAPLDDAISTAGGVSWAALDERLMLKAIPGTYCAGEMVAWDAPTGGYLLTACLAMGRAAGEAAARSL; the protein is encoded by the coding sequence GTGAAACACATCGCGATCATCGGGGCAGGGCCAGCGGGCCTCATGGCGGCGGAAGCTGCACTGGAGCAGGGCGCGCGCGTGTCGATCTATGACGCAATGCCGAGCGCGGCGCGCAAATTCCTGATGGCTGGCAAGAGCGGCCTCAATATTTCCCATTCCGAGGACGAGAAGCTTTTCAGGTCTCGCTATGGTGCGCCTGATGGGCGGCTGGCAGCGATGATAGAGGCGTTCGGTCCGGTCGATGTGGAGCGCTGGATGCGAGGCCTGGGGATCGAGACCTTCACGGGGAGCTCGGGACGGATCTTTCCGACCATGATGAAAGCGTCACCATTGCTCCGGGCCTGGCTCGTCCGGCTGCGTGAGGGCGGCGCGGAACTGCACACGCGCCAACGCTGGCAAGGATGGGAAGGCGAAGCGCTTTTGTTTGACACGCCGGAGGGCGTCCAACGCATCGGCGTCGATGCAACGGTTCTGGCGCTTGGTGGCGCAAGCTGGTCGAGGCTTGGCTCTGATGGAAAATGGGCCGGCCTGCTGGAGGCGCGGGGTGTCGAGATCGAACCATTTGCGCCATCCAATTGCGGCCTCCAGAGAGACTGGTCGGCGCGGCTGCTGGCGGCCCATGAGGGCGCGCCACTGAAAGGCGTGGCGCTGTCCGCAGGCGGGCAGACGGTGCAGGGCGATGTGGTGATCACGCGCAGCGGTATCGAGAGCGGGGCGATCTATCCGCTGTCTGCTGATCTGAGACGTCAGATTGCCGAGACGGGGCAGGCGGTCCTGAGCGTCGACCTTCTGCCGGATGTGACTGAGGAGACGCTGGCCGACCGGCTGGCAGCGGCGAACCAGAGAGACTCCATCTCCAACAGGCTGCGCAAGGCGGCGCGGCTCGACAGGACAAAAATCGCGTTGGTGAATGAGGTAACGCGGGGAGCACCGCCGAGGGACGCGGCTGCGCTGGCGGTGTTGCTGAAGGCATTGCCGCTGACCCTTGATGCCACGGCGCCGCTGGATGACGCGATCTCCACCGCCGGCGGGGTGTCTTGGGCCGCGCTGGATGAGCGGCTGATGCTGAAAGCGATCCCTGGAACGTATTGTGCCGGCGAGATGGTGGCCTGGGATGCGCCGACGGGCGGCTATCTGCTGACGGCGTGTCTTGCGATGGGCCGGGCAGCCGGAGAAGCTGCGGCGCGCTCCCTCTAA
- a CDS encoding ABC transporter ATP-binding protein, giving the protein MAQPLLELKGVKKSFGSNDVLRGVDIDVAPGRSLVVLGGSGSGKSVMLKNALGLMTPDAGKILFDGEDVTNDQGKDREAMRARVGMLFQSGALFDSLTVWENVAFRLINADKMKRSDAKERAIATLKKVRLGASVADLTPAEISGGMQKRVALARAIITEPDLIFFDEPTTGLDPITADAINDLIIEQVKALGAAAVTITHDMASARKVADEIAMLYEGKIIWRGPAGEIDRSGDDRVDQFVHGRAEGPIQPSI; this is encoded by the coding sequence ATGGCGCAGCCCCTTCTCGAACTCAAAGGCGTCAAGAAGAGCTTTGGCTCGAATGATGTCCTGCGCGGGGTCGATATCGATGTCGCGCCCGGCCGCTCGCTCGTCGTGCTTGGCGGGTCTGGCTCGGGCAAGTCGGTCATGCTCAAGAACGCGCTTGGCCTGATGACACCCGATGCTGGAAAAATCCTGTTCGACGGCGAGGATGTCACGAATGACCAGGGCAAGGACCGCGAAGCGATGCGCGCACGCGTCGGCATGCTCTTCCAGTCCGGCGCGCTTTTTGATTCGCTCACCGTCTGGGAAAATGTCGCCTTCCGCCTGATCAATGCCGACAAGATGAAGCGCTCGGACGCGAAAGAGCGCGCGATAGCGACCCTCAAAAAGGTCCGTCTCGGCGCGTCTGTCGCTGATCTGACGCCCGCTGAAATCTCGGGCGGCATGCAAAAGCGCGTCGCCCTCGCCCGCGCCATCATCACCGAGCCGGACCTCATCTTCTTCGATGAGCCGACCACCGGCCTCGACCCGATCACCGCCGACGCAATCAACGACCTCATCATCGAACAGGTCAAAGCGCTTGGCGCGGCTGCCGTCACGATCACGCATGACATGGCCTCGGCCCGCAAGGTCGCTGACGAGATCGCCATGCTCTATGAGGGCAAGATCATCTGGCGCGGCCCGGCAGGTGAGATCGACCGTTCAGGTGATGACCGCGTCGACCAGTTCGTCCACGGACGCGCCGAAGGCCCGATCCAGCCTTCAATTTAG
- a CDS encoding MlaE family ABC transporter permease translates to MSDASTTKSGGFPNPLAWTGRGTLALFAEIGRLSIFTGRTALAAFTPPWNLAQLWKQIVAIGFYSLPVVGLSAVFIGAALALNIYTGGNRFGAEQFVPNIVVLGITRELGATITGLMLAGRVTAGIAAEIGAMKVTEQIDALKTLSANPFRYLYAPRFLAAALTLPFLVLIADIIGVMGGWLVSVYALDFDSTTYLRNTVDFLTMNDVVVGLIKAVVFGMVIALMGCYQGSKSSAGATGVGRAATLSMVGAAVLVLASNYILSTFFVRIGI, encoded by the coding sequence GTGTCAGACGCATCTACGACTAAATCCGGCGGGTTTCCAAACCCGCTTGCCTGGACCGGCCGTGGCACGCTCGCCCTCTTTGCTGAGATCGGACGCCTCTCGATCTTTACGGGCCGCACGGCTCTCGCCGCGTTCACCCCGCCCTGGAACCTTGCCCAGCTCTGGAAACAGATCGTGGCAATCGGTTTTTACTCCCTGCCCGTCGTCGGTCTCTCTGCGGTCTTCATTGGCGCAGCGCTCGCCCTCAACATCTATACCGGCGGCAACCGGTTCGGCGCTGAGCAATTCGTGCCCAACATTGTTGTCCTCGGCATCACACGTGAACTTGGCGCCACGATTACCGGCCTGATGCTGGCTGGCCGCGTCACAGCGGGCATCGCCGCCGAGATTGGCGCCATGAAAGTGACCGAGCAGATCGACGCGCTGAAGACGCTCTCTGCCAATCCGTTCCGTTACTTGTATGCTCCGCGCTTCCTTGCTGCCGCGCTGACCCTGCCATTCCTGGTTCTAATCGCCGACATTATCGGCGTCATGGGCGGCTGGCTCGTCAGCGTCTACGCACTCGACTTCGACTCCACGACCTATCTGCGCAACACGGTCGATTTCCTGACAATGAATGATGTTGTCGTCGGCCTCATCAAGGCGGTTGTCTTCGGCATGGTGATTGCGCTGATGGGTTGTTATCAGGGCTCGAAATCATCAGCTGGCGCAACCGGTGTCGGGCGCGCCGCAACCCTTTCAATGGTTGGCGCCGCCGTGCTGGTGCTGGCATCCAACTACATCCTCTCCACTTTCTTCGTGCGGATCGGCATTTGA
- the alr gene encoding alanine racemase, with protein MSLSPQALIHTDNIVANWRTIGALVPGARPGAVVKANAYGHGVGPVALALHEAGCRTFFVAYVEEGAELRDIVGPDAIIMAFNGAEPEDAELVRASKITPVINALPALKGWLGLSDTPEYAVHIDTGMNRLGVRLEDLAALKSLTAANPPVHIMSHLVDSDDRSRAINTQQLERFTEAASGFPEAQKSFANTGGCFMGATYGFDVVRPGIGLYGGGPPTPEGVTLKPGMTLEAPILTVQAVQPSETVGYGATYQVETPRMLATVALGYGDGFPRSASNKGVASLGGIHCPIVGRVSMDLITIDVTQAQDLAMPGAFAQFIGAEVLLEEQAARAGTVGYELVTGLGHRVRRIYD; from the coding sequence ATGAGCCTCAGCCCGCAAGCCCTTATCCATACAGATAATATCGTCGCCAACTGGCGCACGATTGGCGCACTTGTACCGGGGGCCAGACCCGGCGCCGTGGTCAAGGCGAACGCCTATGGACATGGCGTCGGCCCCGTCGCGCTTGCCCTGCATGAGGCCGGCTGCCGCACCTTCTTTGTCGCCTATGTCGAGGAAGGCGCAGAACTTCGAGACATCGTCGGGCCAGATGCAATCATCATGGCATTCAACGGCGCTGAACCGGAAGATGCAGAGCTTGTTCGCGCCAGCAAGATCACCCCCGTCATCAATGCCCTGCCCGCGCTCAAGGGCTGGCTCGGGCTCAGCGACACGCCGGAATATGCGGTCCATATCGACACCGGCATGAACCGCCTAGGTGTACGGCTGGAAGATCTCGCGGCGCTGAAAAGCCTGACGGCCGCCAATCCGCCGGTCCACATCATGTCCCATCTGGTCGATTCAGATGACCGTTCGCGCGCGATCAACACACAGCAGCTTGAGCGTTTCACAGAGGCCGCATCCGGCTTTCCAGAGGCCCAAAAAAGTTTTGCCAATACAGGCGGCTGCTTCATGGGCGCCACCTATGGCTTCGATGTCGTTCGGCCAGGCATCGGCCTATATGGCGGCGGGCCGCCCACGCCCGAAGGTGTCACCCTCAAGCCGGGCATGACGCTCGAAGCGCCGATCCTGACAGTGCAGGCAGTCCAGCCCAGCGAAACGGTCGGCTACGGCGCGACCTACCAGGTCGAAACGCCCCGCATGCTGGCAACGGTGGCGCTGGGGTATGGCGACGGGTTTCCGCGCTCGGCCAGCAATAAGGGCGTGGCCTCGCTTGGTGGTATTCACTGCCCGATCGTCGGGCGCGTCTCCATGGACCTCATCACGATCGACGTGACGCAGGCACAAGACCTTGCAATGCCGGGAGCATTCGCCCAATTCATCGGAGCCGAGGTGCTGCTCGAAGAGCAGGCCGCACGCGCCGGCACAGTCGGCTATGAACTCGTAACAGGACTGGGCCATCGTGTCAGACGCATCTACGACTAA
- a CDS encoding replicative DNA helicase — MNDMSNTPTTVEAPHNLSAEAGVLGAVLYDNNAFQRVADILRTTDFYSIPHQEIFGVCATMIQGGRVADGITLREHFEKADKLQEIGGASYLAELLDSAAFGPEITDYARMIRDFAMRRELIDIGATVQHRAFKPAPEEDGDKQLELAERQLFDLADRGSSGRGFHSFSTALKESLAMAEAAFKRDGKIAGIASELDDLDTMLGGFHKSDLVILAGRPSMGKTTLATNIAFNAAQKCRREAQPDGSKKTVEGAVIAFFSLEMSCEQLATRIIADRTGLNAHHIRQGDLDASDFEKIRQATEELQNLPLYIDDQGGISISQLAARARRLKRTSGLDMVVIDYLQLLTSTTGKASDSRVQEITQITMGLKALAKELNVPVIALSQLSRQVEQREDKRPQLSDLRESGSIEQDADVVMFVYRESYYLERTEPQSGGDDPQSAEKWTKWRQRMDEVLGTAEVIIGKQRHGPIGRVTLAFDANTTRFGNLKRQQPQDDYE; from the coding sequence ATGAACGATATGTCCAATACACCGACAACGGTCGAGGCGCCGCATAACCTCTCTGCCGAAGCCGGTGTGCTAGGGGCCGTCCTCTATGACAACAATGCGTTCCAGCGCGTTGCCGACATCCTCCGCACCACCGATTTCTACTCCATCCCCCATCAGGAAATCTTCGGGGTTTGCGCCACCATGATCCAGGGCGGCCGCGTCGCCGATGGCATCACCCTGCGTGAGCATTTCGAGAAGGCCGACAAGCTGCAGGAGATTGGCGGGGCGTCATATCTGGCAGAACTCCTGGACTCCGCCGCCTTCGGCCCTGAGATCACAGACTATGCGCGCATGATCCGCGACTTCGCGATGCGCCGCGAGCTGATCGACATTGGTGCGACCGTCCAGCACCGCGCCTTCAAGCCAGCGCCTGAAGAAGACGGCGACAAACAGCTCGAGCTTGCAGAACGCCAGCTCTTCGACCTCGCCGACCGTGGCTCGTCGGGACGTGGCTTCCACTCCTTTTCCACTGCGCTCAAAGAATCGCTCGCCATGGCAGAGGCGGCATTCAAGCGGGATGGCAAGATTGCCGGCATCGCCTCGGAGCTTGATGACCTCGACACCATGCTTGGCGGGTTCCACAAGTCCGATCTCGTCATTCTGGCCGGTCGCCCCTCAATGGGTAAGACAACGCTCGCCACCAACATTGCCTTCAACGCCGCCCAGAAATGCCGACGCGAAGCACAGCCCGACGGCTCGAAGAAAACCGTGGAAGGCGCTGTAATTGCTTTCTTTTCGCTCGAGATGTCGTGCGAACAGCTCGCCACACGGATCATCGCCGACCGCACCGGACTCAACGCCCACCACATCCGTCAGGGTGATCTCGACGCCAGCGATTTCGAGAAGATCCGCCAGGCCACCGAAGAGCTTCAGAACCTGCCGCTCTATATCGATGACCAGGGCGGCATCTCGATCAGCCAGCTCGCTGCGCGTGCCCGCCGCCTGAAGCGCACCAGCGGCCTCGACATGGTCGTGATCGACTATTTGCAGCTCCTGACCTCCACCACCGGCAAGGCTAGCGACTCGCGCGTTCAGGAAATCACGCAGATCACCATGGGCCTCAAGGCGCTGGCAAAGGAGCTCAACGTTCCTGTCATCGCCCTCTCACAGCTCTCACGTCAGGTCGAGCAGCGCGAAGACAAACGTCCTCAGCTCTCCGACCTTCGCGAGTCCGGCTCCATCGAGCAGGATGCCGACGTCGTCATGTTCGTCTACCGCGAGTCCTATTACCTTGAGCGGACAGAGCCCCAGTCTGGCGGCGATGACCCCCAATCGGCAGAAAAATGGACCAAATGGCGCCAGCGCATGGACGAAGTGCTCGGCACCGCTGAGGTCATTATCGGCAAGCAGCGCCATGGTCCGATTGGCCGGGTCACGCTCGCCTTCGACGCCAACACCACCCGCTTCGGCAATCTAAAGCGCCAGCAACCGCAAGACGATTACGAGTAA